The following are from one region of the Gloeomargarita lithophora Alchichica-D10 genome:
- the chlP gene encoding geranylgeranyl reductase, translated as MALRVAVVGGGPAGASAAETLAKAGIETHLFERKLDNCKPCGGAIPLCMVDEFDLPPQIIDRRVRQMKMISPSNVEVDIKLTNSHEYIGMCRREVLDGFLRQRATDLGANLVNGMVQEITLPKTTQDSYILHYNDFSNGGIEGTPKTLEVDLIVGADGANSKVAKAIDAGDYNYAIAFQERIRLPQAQMQHYEDLAEMYVGDDVSTDFYAWVFPKYDHVAVGTGTMKVHKADIRKLQAGIRARAQARLQGGEVIKVEAHPIPEHPRPRRVVGRVALVGDAAGYVTKSSGEGIYFAAKSGRMCAETIVEAAKAGQKIPTERDLRQYLCRWDKQYGLTYAVLDLLQRVFYRSNAAREAFVEMCSDQDVQRLTFDSYLYKTVVPANPLVQLKITAKTVGSLLRGYALAP; from the coding sequence GTGGCACTTCGAGTAGCAGTAGTGGGCGGCGGCCCAGCGGGGGCTTCGGCGGCAGAAACTTTAGCGAAAGCGGGGATTGAAACCCATTTATTTGAACGTAAATTAGATAACTGTAAACCCTGTGGGGGGGCGATTCCCCTGTGTATGGTGGATGAATTTGACCTGCCTCCCCAGATCATTGACCGGCGGGTACGGCAGATGAAGATGATTTCCCCTTCCAATGTGGAAGTAGATATTAAATTAACCAATTCCCATGAATACATTGGGATGTGTCGCCGGGAAGTTTTAGATGGGTTTTTGCGCCAACGTGCCACTGATTTGGGAGCGAATTTAGTCAATGGTATGGTGCAGGAAATTACCCTGCCCAAAACGACTCAAGATAGCTATATTTTGCATTACAATGACTTTAGTAACGGTGGCATAGAAGGCACTCCCAAAACCCTGGAAGTTGACTTGATTGTGGGGGCGGATGGGGCTAATTCTAAAGTCGCCAAAGCCATTGATGCCGGGGATTACAATTATGCGATTGCGTTCCAAGAGCGCATTCGTTTACCCCAGGCGCAAATGCAACATTACGAAGACCTGGCGGAAATGTATGTGGGGGATGATGTATCCACGGATTTTTATGCTTGGGTATTTCCCAAGTATGACCATGTGGCGGTGGGCACCGGTACAATGAAAGTACATAAGGCCGATATTCGCAAATTGCAGGCGGGGATTCGAGCCAGGGCGCAGGCGCGTCTCCAGGGGGGGGAAGTGATCAAGGTGGAAGCCCATCCCATCCCGGAACATCCCCGTCCCCGGCGGGTGGTCGGTCGGGTGGCACTGGTGGGGGATGCCGCCGGTTATGTGACCAAATCCTCCGGCGAAGGGATTTATTTTGCCGCCAAGTCGGGGCGGATGTGTGCGGAAACCATCGTGGAGGCGGCCAAAGCGGGGCAAAAAATTCCTACGGAGCGGGACTTGCGCCAATACCTGTGCCGTTGGGACAAACAATATGGCCTGACCTATGCGGTGTTAGACCTCCTGCAACGGGTGTTTTACCGCTCCAATGCCGCCCGCGAAGCCTTTGTGGAAATGTGTAGCGACCAGGATGTACAACGGTTGACCTTTGACAGTTATCTGTACAAAACCGTGGTGCCCGCCAACCCGCTGGTGCAGTTGAAAATTACCGCCAAAACCGTCGGTAGCTTACTACGGGGTTATGCGCTCGCTCCTTAA
- a CDS encoding ABC transporter permease yields MARYWIKRILQAILTLLLASALSFAIIQLAPGDYLNNLEQNPTISAETIAALRQQFGLDKPPIEQYFLWLSQVLRGNFGESFVYRRPVALLLWERVPATLLLAFASLLLTWGLAIPLGIVAAVYQHRRVDYILQWVSYFAQGFPSFIAGLILLFIAQSTGWFPVGDMTRIDFVDLTPLGKVLDLIWHLILPALTLTIISFAGLQRLMRGNLLDVLGQDYIRTARAKGLPEFRVIYVHALRNAINPLITLLGFEFATLLSGAFISEYFFNWPGLGRLILQAVTAQDLYLVMASLMLGSVMLILGNFLADILLQWSDPRIRLHQEP; encoded by the coding sequence ATGGCTCGCTACTGGATTAAACGTATTCTGCAAGCGATTTTAACCCTACTTTTAGCTTCGGCGTTGTCCTTTGCCATTATCCAATTGGCACCCGGAGACTATTTGAATAATTTGGAACAAAACCCCACCATTTCCGCTGAAACCATTGCGGCTTTACGACAACAATTTGGTCTGGACAAACCGCCTATTGAACAGTATTTTCTCTGGTTATCCCAGGTATTGAGGGGGAATTTTGGGGAAAGTTTCGTCTATCGTCGTCCGGTGGCTTTATTACTTTGGGAGCGGGTACCCGCCACCCTATTATTAGCCTTTGCTTCCTTGCTGCTCACCTGGGGTTTGGCGATTCCTTTGGGAATTGTCGCCGCCGTCTATCAGCACCGCCGGGTTGACTATATTTTGCAATGGGTGAGTTATTTTGCCCAGGGGTTTCCCAGTTTTATTGCCGGGTTGATTTTATTATTTATTGCCCAAAGTACGGGTTGGTTTCCGGTGGGGGATATGACCCGGATTGATTTTGTAGATTTAACACCATTGGGTAAAGTTTTAGACCTGATTTGGCATTTAATTTTACCGGCTTTGACCTTAACCATTATTAGTTTTGCCGGTTTGCAACGGTTGATGCGAGGCAATTTACTGGATGTCCTGGGTCAGGATTATATCCGCACCGCTCGCGCCAAGGGCTTGCCGGAATTCCGGGTGATTTATGTCCATGCCCTGCGTAATGCCATCAATCCCTTGATTACCCTCCTGGGATTTGAGTTTGCCACGTTATTAAGTGGCGCATTTATTTCGGAATACTTTTTTAATTGGCCGGGGCTGGGTCGCTTGATTTTACAGGCGGTGACGGCACAGGATTTGTACCTGGTGATGGCGAGTTTGATGCTGGGTTCGGTGATGCTGATCCTGGGGAATTTTTTGGCGGATATTTTGTTGCAATGGTCAGACCCCCGGATTCGCTTGCATCAGGAACCCTAA
- a CDS encoding sirohydrochlorin chelatase, with protein MITSVVRQELCFTPLPQPRPLLLIGHGTRDNQGRADFLDFAQQYGALDSSRPVIPCFLELTEPLIEVGISTCIEAGWWEVSAVPLLLLAARHLKLDITRELDRARSQYPGLKIHYGRHLGLAPEILALWQERLTQVEHPTIPRSETVVLLVGRGASDPDANSDTLKLARLLWEGSGYLTVETCFIGITHPRLEEGWRRVWLYQPQRVIVLPHFLFTGVLVQKIQAMTREMQAAHPQVDVACLNELGITPELFSLMRQREWETYGSELPMNCDMCKFRQRVPQGNSHSHSHADHHHSHDHGHSHPQDDPYQDLNQYHQRIWQ; from the coding sequence ATGATTACGTCCGTTGTCCGCCAGGAATTGTGTTTTACCCCTTTGCCCCAACCCCGTCCCCTGCTGCTCATTGGGCATGGAACGCGAGATAATCAAGGGCGGGCGGATTTTCTGGATTTTGCCCAGCAGTACGGGGCTTTAGATTCCAGCCGTCCGGTGATTCCTTGTTTTCTGGAGTTGACCGAACCCCTGATTGAGGTGGGCATTAGTACCTGTATTGAGGCGGGGTGGTGGGAGGTGTCGGCGGTGCCCCTGTTGTTGTTGGCGGCACGGCATCTGAAATTGGATATTACCCGGGAATTGGACCGGGCGCGGAGTCAATATCCGGGGCTGAAGATTCATTACGGGCGCCATTTGGGGCTGGCACCGGAAATTCTTGCCCTCTGGCAGGAGCGGTTGACCCAGGTGGAGCATCCCACGATTCCCCGCAGTGAAACGGTGGTGCTGTTGGTGGGACGGGGGGCGAGTGACCCGGATGCCAATAGCGATACGCTGAAATTAGCCCGTTTGCTCTGGGAAGGCAGTGGCTATCTGACGGTGGAAACCTGCTTTATTGGCATTACCCATCCCCGCTTGGAGGAGGGCTGGCGCCGGGTGTGGCTCTACCAACCGCAACGGGTGATTGTTTTACCCCATTTCTTGTTTACCGGGGTATTGGTGCAAAAAATTCAGGCGATGACACGGGAGATGCAAGCGGCACACCCGCAGGTGGATGTGGCCTGTCTCAACGAATTGGGCATCACGCCGGAACTCTTTTCCCTGATGCGCCAGCGGGAATGGGAAACCTATGGCTCGGAACTGCCGATGAACTGCGATATGTGTAAATTCCGCCAGCGGGTGCCCCAGGGGAATTCCCATAGCCATTCCCACGCTGATCACCATCACAGCCACGACCACGGCCATTCCCATCCCCAGGATGACCCCTACCAAGACCTCAACCAATACCATCAACGGATTTGGCAGTGA
- a CDS encoding geranylgeranyl reductase family protein, which yields MAVKYDVIIVGAGPGGGSAAYHLAKRGRSVLVLEQAKLPRYKPCGGGVSPQVQAWFDFDFAPAIDCVSREIHYTWKLGEPVAVALTGLEPIWLVRRDVFDHFLVQQAQAQGAELYDGTAVTGIHWQGDGWQVQTGAEPYQAHYLIAADGAKGKLPGWLGFRERKRRLAGALEAEAPLSEVPPAKICFEFGLVKNGYIWNFPKRDGFSLGVGTFCGGGETQDFRQMLTTYAAHFGVDLAHTRQYGHPLCLWDAPQALHTQNALLVGEAACVVDPFTAEGIRPSLWTGWQAALALDQALAGNPGALERYTETVQNTWGNDMVWAQRLAQVFYRLPGLAYRVGVKRPAATRKFAELFTGKTHYQEIAQLALRRLRQVSPV from the coding sequence TTGGCAGTGAAGTACGATGTAATTATCGTGGGAGCGGGGCCAGGGGGTGGGAGTGCCGCCTACCATTTAGCCAAGCGGGGGCGGTCGGTGTTGGTGCTGGAACAGGCGAAACTGCCCCGTTACAAGCCCTGTGGGGGCGGGGTGTCGCCCCAGGTGCAGGCGTGGTTTGATTTTGATTTTGCCCCGGCGATTGACTGTGTGAGTCGGGAGATTCATTACACCTGGAAACTTGGAGAGCCGGTGGCGGTGGCCTTGACCGGCCTGGAACCGATTTGGCTGGTGCGCCGGGATGTGTTTGACCACTTTCTTGTGCAACAGGCGCAGGCGCAGGGAGCCGAATTGTACGATGGCACAGCCGTCACGGGCATTCACTGGCAGGGGGATGGGTGGCAGGTGCAAACCGGGGCAGAACCGTACCAAGCGCATTATCTAATAGCCGCCGATGGAGCCAAGGGGAAACTACCGGGTTGGTTGGGGTTTCGGGAGCGCAAACGCCGGTTGGCGGGGGCTTTGGAGGCGGAAGCTCCCTTGAGTGAAGTGCCCCCGGCCAAGATTTGTTTTGAATTCGGGTTGGTCAAAAATGGTTACATCTGGAATTTCCCCAAGCGGGATGGGTTTTCCCTGGGGGTGGGGACGTTTTGTGGCGGTGGGGAAACCCAGGATTTTCGCCAAATGCTCACGACCTATGCGGCGCATTTCGGGGTGGATTTAGCCCACACCCGTCAATATGGTCATCCGTTGTGCCTCTGGGATGCGCCCCAAGCTCTCCATACCCAAAATGCTCTGTTGGTGGGGGAAGCGGCCTGTGTGGTTGACCCGTTTACCGCCGAGGGGATCCGGCCTTCGCTGTGGACGGGGTGGCAGGCGGCTTTGGCTCTGGATCAAGCTCTGGCCGGGAATCCGGGGGCATTGGAGCGTTATACGGAAACAGTACAAAACACCTGGGGTAACGACATGGTGTGGGCGCAGCGGTTGGCGCAGGTATTTTATCGCCTGCCGGGGCTGGCCTATCGGGTGGGGGTGAAGCGTCCGGCGGCCACGCGCAAGTTTGCCGAATTATTCACTGGCAAAACCCATTACCAAGAGATTGCCCAGTTGGCTCTGCGGCGACTGCGGCAGGTGAGTCCGGTGTAG
- a CDS encoding serine/threonine-protein kinase has product MNKLLNNRYQMTAPLGKGGFGITFMAEDTFLPSRRPCVIKQLRPATQNPEVYEEIKRRFEREAAILEDLSNGTNFIPKLYAYFTEDNKFYLVQELIEGINLEQKVRKEGVLPPSEVVQILIDVLGILEYIHKKGIIHRDIKPPNIMIRQADRKPVLIDFGAVKEVLGHGTSAASMVIGSLGYMPMEQGMGRPIFSSDLYSLAMTALHLLTGREPQDFNSDPQSGKILWRDQFPDLSSSLVETLDKALEPYPRDRFASAEAMLSSLGDLQLDMLTDQMKRLRRRGTPPT; this is encoded by the coding sequence ATGAACAAATTACTCAACAACCGCTACCAAATGACGGCTCCCCTGGGGAAAGGGGGGTTTGGCATTACCTTCATGGCCGAGGATACGTTCCTCCCCTCCCGCCGTCCCTGTGTGATTAAACAATTGCGTCCGGCGACCCAAAACCCGGAAGTCTATGAAGAAATTAAACGCCGGTTTGAGCGGGAGGCGGCCATCCTGGAAGATTTGAGTAATGGCACCAATTTTATCCCCAAACTCTACGCTTATTTTACAGAAGATAATAAGTTTTACTTGGTACAAGAACTGATCGAGGGCATTAATTTAGAACAAAAAGTCCGAAAAGAAGGGGTACTGCCACCGTCGGAGGTGGTGCAAATTTTAATTGATGTGTTGGGGATTCTGGAATACATTCACAAAAAAGGTATTATTCACCGGGATATTAAACCCCCCAATATCATGATCCGGCAGGCGGATCGCAAACCGGTTTTGATTGATTTTGGGGCGGTGAAAGAGGTACTAGGGCATGGCACAAGTGCGGCCAGTATGGTGATTGGTTCCCTGGGTTATATGCCGATGGAGCAGGGGATGGGACGACCGATTTTTAGTAGTGATTTGTATAGTTTAGCGATGACTGCGCTTCATCTTTTGACGGGTCGGGAACCCCAGGATTTCAATTCTGACCCCCAAAGTGGCAAAATCCTCTGGCGGGATCAGTTCCCGGACTTGTCCAGTAGTTTGGTTGAGACTTTAGACAAGGCTTTGGAACCCTATCCCAGGGATCGGTTTGCCTCGGCGGAAGCCATGTTGAGCAGTTTGGGTGACCTCCAGCTAGATATGCTCACGGATCAGATGAAACGGTTGCGCCGCCGGGGAACACCACCAACTTAG
- a CDS encoding heavy metal translocating P-type ATPase, with product MSLAVAPVPPVVYRVVHEVPGRLRVRVPLVGADPAYRECLLWLLERVPGVVGLRLSAWAYCVVVEGGERQAVFACIEEAGREYGVGALLAEQPEEDWGERFGWPLLALGLGAVTMGLQVPVPAWVMVGVVLWAARPVFVSSWHALSHERKLNLDVLDALWTVIHALEGQYVPPALQLSIGEATGVVRDATARQTSRRHSVLMDLATMQVRVERGGQEQLLSLVAVCQGDVVVLTYGDRIPVDGTVVRGEGFVDNQNLSGEVRLQPCQPGSTVYASGLVVRGQLWVRAEKTGQDTRMGRALTLLKEAPQYDSRVSDYAEQVGEWTITPVLFLSGILFTLTGNWHQALALLQLDFGTGVKLASATAILTAVRQAAQYGLYIRSGRALEMLAQIQAVAFDKTGTLTQGRAQVFDVYLTDVDSNTFALLELATALSKGSVHPASLAIVEYGEDFGIEPAQVATVEVLPGKGMQANWEGEVVRVGSGRWVRGEGVDTEVVSQMHPELKAAGYSLVYVAKGERLLGVVALTNPLRPEAEPAVQALQDMGLTAYVLTGDLLPAAQITANRLGIPPERVYAEVLPDQKVAVVAELEAEGQRLAYVGEGINDAPALAYASVSIALKGGSSLAADTADVVLTQDDLRSLVYGIQIARETMGVIYQNLGLVVVPNLSIVLGGVFFALDPVLAVMINSGAILLAELNSLRPSLPVVPVLPTTTDKPRAGHTTILFA from the coding sequence ATGTCCTTAGCCGTTGCTCCTGTCCCGCCGGTGGTCTATCGGGTGGTGCATGAGGTGCCGGGGCGATTGCGGGTGCGGGTGCCCTTGGTGGGGGCTGACCCGGCCTATCGGGAATGTTTGCTGTGGTTGTTGGAGCGGGTGCCGGGGGTGGTGGGATTGCGGCTGTCCGCCTGGGCTTATTGTGTAGTTGTCGAGGGCGGGGAGCGGCAAGCTGTATTCGCCTGTATTGAGGAGGCGGGTCGGGAGTATGGGGTGGGGGCACTGCTGGCGGAGCAACCGGAAGAGGATTGGGGGGAGCGGTTTGGTTGGCCGTTGTTGGCGTTGGGGCTGGGAGCCGTGACGATGGGGTTACAGGTGCCGGTGCCCGCCTGGGTGATGGTGGGGGTGGTGTTGTGGGCGGCTAGGCCAGTGTTTGTTTCCAGTTGGCACGCCCTGAGCCATGAGCGCAAGTTAAATCTGGATGTGTTGGATGCGCTCTGGACGGTGATCCATGCCCTGGAGGGGCAGTATGTGCCGCCAGCATTGCAGTTGAGCATTGGCGAGGCAACGGGGGTGGTGCGGGATGCGACGGCGCGGCAAACCAGTCGCAGGCATTCGGTGCTAATGGATTTGGCGACGATGCAGGTACGGGTGGAGCGGGGTGGTCAGGAGCAATTATTGTCCCTGGTGGCGGTATGTCAGGGGGATGTGGTGGTGCTGACCTACGGGGATCGGATTCCCGTGGATGGGACGGTGGTGCGGGGTGAGGGCTTTGTGGATAATCAAAATCTTAGCGGCGAGGTGCGGCTCCAGCCTTGCCAACCGGGTTCTACGGTTTATGCCTCTGGGCTGGTGGTGCGGGGGCAGTTGTGGGTGCGGGCAGAAAAAACCGGCCAAGACACCCGGATGGGGCGGGCGTTGACCCTATTAAAGGAGGCACCCCAGTACGACTCACGGGTGTCGGACTACGCCGAGCAGGTGGGGGAATGGACGATTACGCCGGTGTTGTTTCTCAGTGGCATATTGTTTACCCTGACCGGGAATTGGCATCAAGCCCTGGCGCTGTTGCAGTTGGACTTTGGCACGGGGGTAAAGCTGGCTTCGGCGACGGCGATTTTGACGGCGGTGCGGCAGGCGGCGCAGTACGGGTTGTACATCCGTTCTGGACGGGCGTTGGAAATGTTGGCGCAAATCCAGGCGGTGGCCTTTGACAAAACCGGGACGCTTACCCAGGGGCGGGCGCAGGTGTTTGATGTTTACCTGACGGATGTGGATAGCAATACCTTTGCTCTGTTGGAGTTGGCTACGGCATTGTCCAAGGGTTCGGTACACCCGGCTTCCCTGGCGATTGTGGAATACGGGGAGGATTTTGGCATCGAACCGGCGCAGGTGGCAACGGTGGAAGTATTACCCGGCAAGGGGATGCAGGCTAATTGGGAAGGTGAGGTGGTGCGGGTGGGGAGTGGGCGTTGGGTGCGGGGAGAGGGAGTTGACACGGAGGTGGTGAGCCAAATGCACCCAGAATTGAAGGCGGCGGGTTATTCCCTGGTGTATGTGGCTAAAGGGGAACGGTTGTTGGGGGTGGTGGCCTTGACCAATCCCCTGCGTCCCGAAGCGGAACCGGCGGTGCAAGCCCTCCAGGACATGGGACTGACGGCCTACGTTTTGACGGGGGATTTGCTCCCGGCGGCGCAGATTACCGCTAACCGCCTGGGGATTCCCCCGGAGCGGGTTTATGCCGAAGTGTTACCCGACCAAAAGGTGGCGGTGGTGGCGGAGTTGGAAGCCGAGGGTCAACGGCTGGCCTATGTGGGGGAGGGGATCAATGATGCGCCCGCTTTGGCCTATGCCAGCGTCTCCATCGCCCTCAAAGGGGGGAGTTCCCTGGCCGCCGATACCGCCGATGTGGTTTTGACCCAGGACGATTTACGCAGCTTGGTTTATGGCATCCAGATTGCCCGGGAAACCATGGGCGTTATTTATCAAAACCTGGGGCTGGTGGTGGTACCCAACCTGAGCATCGTGCTGGGGGGGGTATTTTTTGCCCTCGACCCGGTGCTGGCGGTAATGATCAACAGCGGTGCCATTCTCCTGGCAGAACTGAACAGTCTGCGACCGAGCTTACCGGTTGTCCCCGTTCTACCCACCACCACGGATAAACCCCGGGCAGGACATACCACCATCCTGTTTGCCTAA
- a CDS encoding metallothionein, with translation MVKCDCQPCVCQVDPATAIRVESKLYCSEACAQGHSQGAGCGHEGCPC, from the coding sequence ATGGTGAAGTGTGATTGTCAGCCCTGTGTGTGTCAGGTCGATCCGGCCACGGCGATTCGGGTGGAGAGCAAGTTGTACTGCAGTGAAGCCTGTGCCCAGGGGCATTCCCAGGGGGCGGGTTGTGGTCACGAGGGTTGTCCCTGCTAG
- the tal gene encoding transaldolase: MNAVNPLLEIPQYGQSVWMDNLSRNLIASGELQRLISTRGICGITSNPAIFEKAIAGNAIYDADIIAGAKAGLSVTQIYESLVFQDIQDACDIFRPIYDSSQGLDGYVSLEVAPELAGDTEGTVREALRYHQAIDRPNVMIKIPGTPAGLAAVEQVIAAGISVNITLLFSVQSYVDTAWAFIRGLETRVAKGEPIDRIASVASFFLSRIDSKVDKLLEAKGGEAAQQLLGKTAIANAKVAYERFQEILQDPRWQALAAQGAKVQRLLWASTSTKNPQYSDVMYVEELVGANTVNTLPPETIEACADHCEISDHLRSGFDQAEKVLTQVDALGIDLDQVMAELLDEGIQKFVDPFTSLMRSLGDKVAQLTPA; the protein is encoded by the coding sequence ATGAATGCGGTCAATCCTTTGTTAGAGATTCCCCAGTACGGCCAGAGTGTTTGGATGGACAACCTCAGCCGGAACTTGATCGCCTCCGGAGAATTGCAGCGGTTAATCAGCACCCGGGGGATTTGCGGCATTACTTCCAACCCGGCCATTTTTGAAAAAGCCATCGCCGGGAATGCCATCTACGATGCGGATATTATTGCTGGAGCCAAAGCCGGATTGTCCGTGACCCAGATTTATGAATCCCTGGTTTTCCAAGATATTCAGGATGCCTGCGATATTTTCCGCCCCATCTACGACTCCAGCCAAGGCTTAGACGGGTATGTGAGTTTGGAAGTCGCCCCGGAATTAGCTGGGGACACGGAAGGAACGGTGCGGGAAGCCCTACGGTACCACCAGGCCATTGACCGTCCCAATGTGATGATCAAAATTCCCGGCACTCCGGCAGGGCTGGCCGCCGTGGAGCAGGTGATCGCCGCCGGGATCAGCGTCAATATCACCCTGTTGTTTAGCGTCCAAAGCTATGTGGATACGGCTTGGGCTTTCATCCGGGGTTTGGAAACCCGTGTCGCCAAGGGAGAACCCATTGACCGGATCGCTTCCGTGGCCAGCTTTTTCCTGAGCCGGATTGACAGCAAGGTGGATAAACTTTTGGAAGCCAAGGGTGGGGAGGCAGCCCAGCAACTTCTGGGCAAAACCGCCATTGCCAATGCCAAGGTGGCCTACGAGCGGTTCCAAGAGATTCTTCAAGACCCCCGTTGGCAAGCCCTGGCCGCCCAGGGTGCCAAGGTGCAACGCCTGCTGTGGGCGAGTACCAGCACCAAAAACCCCCAGTACAGCGATGTGATGTATGTGGAGGAACTGGTGGGTGCCAACACGGTGAATACCCTGCCCCCGGAAACCATCGAAGCCTGTGCCGACCATTGCGAAATCAGCGACCATCTCCGCAGTGGGTTTGACCAGGCGGAAAAGGTGTTGACCCAGGTGGATGCCCTGGGGATTGACCTGGATCAGGTGATGGCGGAATTGCTCGATGAGGGAATTCAAAAATTCGTTGACCCCTTCACCTCCCTGATGCGTTCCTTGGGCGATAAGGTGGCGCAACTCACCCCAGCTTGA
- the tadA gene encoding tRNA adenosine(34) deaminase TadA, protein MRLALELATQAGQAGDVPVGAVIVDGQGVCIAQGENRRQRTHDPTAHAEILALRQAGLTLGTWHLTECTLYVTLEPCPMCAGALVNARIGALVYGASDPKAGAIDSVIQIPSSLASNHRFPVTKGILAADCRELLQTWFRQRRQGY, encoded by the coding sequence ATGCGCTTGGCGTTGGAATTAGCCACTCAAGCCGGCCAAGCGGGGGATGTGCCGGTGGGAGCCGTGATTGTGGATGGTCAAGGGGTGTGTATTGCCCAGGGGGAAAACCGCAGGCAACGCACCCACGACCCCACCGCCCACGCAGAAATTTTAGCCCTGCGGCAGGCTGGATTAACCTTGGGGACGTGGCATCTTACAGAATGTACGTTGTATGTCACCTTAGAACCCTGTCCCATGTGTGCGGGTGCCTTGGTCAATGCCCGGATTGGTGCCCTAGTTTACGGTGCCAGTGACCCCAAGGCCGGAGCGATTGATAGTGTAATTCAGATTCCCAGTAGTTTGGCCTCTAACCATCGCTTCCCGGTGACAAAGGGCATTTTAGCGGCAGACTGTCGGGAACTTTTGCAAACCTGGTTTCGCCAACGGCGGCAAGGTTATTAA
- a CDS encoding tyrosine-type recombinase/integrase yields MGKGLTDTAIRAIKAVEKLTRFWDSAGLYLEVTPAGGKRWRIKYYFGGKEKRLSLGCYPQITLKLARERRDEIRSKVAQGIDPSVERQAVKAALVAQESTLEVVAREWHLKHHPNWAESHSDTILRRLERDIFPWLGGRPIAEVTAPELLAVLRKVENRAPHTAHREFYVCSQIWRYAGATGRAQRDITYDLRGALAPVKRNHYPAVTNPQGVGQILRLIWNYSGSPVVCAALKIAPYIFVRPGELRTMQWADIDWQAREWRFTLSKTRQPHIVPLAVQVVAILRELEPITGRGDFVFPSGRGGGRPMSDGAILAALRTLGIPKAMMTGHSWRATARTVLDETLNFRVEWIEHQLGHSVRDSLGRAYNRTSFLPERRQMMQTWADYLDRLS; encoded by the coding sequence ATGGGCAAAGGTCTTACTGACACGGCAATACGGGCGATAAAGGCGGTAGAGAAGCTCACCCGCTTCTGGGACAGTGCGGGGCTGTATTTGGAGGTCACGCCTGCGGGTGGCAAGCGTTGGCGTATCAAGTATTATTTTGGCGGTAAAGAAAAACGGTTATCGCTGGGGTGCTACCCACAAATCACATTAAAGTTGGCACGGGAGCGGCGAGATGAAATACGCTCCAAGGTAGCGCAGGGGATTGACCCTTCAGTGGAACGGCAAGCGGTCAAGGCGGCGTTGGTAGCGCAGGAATCCACCCTGGAAGTGGTCGCCCGTGAGTGGCATCTAAAACACCATCCCAACTGGGCAGAAAGTCACAGCGACACAATTTTACGGCGTTTGGAGCGTGATATATTTCCTTGGTTGGGCGGGCGACCGATTGCCGAAGTAACCGCACCGGAATTGTTGGCAGTTCTGCGGAAGGTGGAAAATCGGGCACCGCATACCGCCCATCGAGAATTTTATGTTTGTTCCCAAATTTGGCGATATGCGGGGGCAACGGGGCGAGCGCAACGGGATATTACCTACGATCTCCGGGGCGCATTGGCTCCGGTGAAACGTAATCATTACCCCGCCGTGACCAATCCCCAGGGGGTGGGGCAAATCCTACGTTTAATTTGGAATTATTCTGGTAGTCCGGTGGTGTGCGCCGCCCTGAAAATTGCGCCATATATTTTTGTGCGACCGGGTGAATTGCGGACGATGCAATGGGCAGATATTGACTGGCAAGCCCGTGAATGGCGGTTCACCCTCAGCAAAACAAGACAACCGCATATTGTTCCGTTGGCGGTGCAGGTGGTGGCGATTTTGCGAGAACTGGAACCCATCACGGGGCGGGGTGATTTCGTATTCCCCAGTGGCCGGGGTGGTGGCCGTCCGATGAGTGATGGGGCGATATTGGCGGCACTGCGGACGCTGGGCATTCCCAAAGCGATGATGACGGGGCACAGTTGGCGAGCGACCGCCCGCACGGTTTTGGATGAAACCTTGAATTTCCGTGTGGAATGGATCGAGCATCAGCTAGGTCACAGTGTCAGGGATTCCCTGGGACGGGCATATAACCGGACTTCATTTCTGCCAGAACGTCGCCAAATGATGCAAACATGGGCGGATTATTTAGACCGATTATCTTGA